One genomic window of Streptomyces sp. NBC_01276 includes the following:
- the ligD gene encoding non-homologous end-joining DNA ligase, whose product MGAAGGAIELDAGGRAVRLSSPDKVYFPERGLTKRDVAEYYLAVADGITRALRDRPTTLERYPDGVEGESFFQKRAPKNLPDWIPTAHISFPSGRTADEICPTEPAAVLWAANLGCLTFHPWPVRRADTDRPDELRIDLDPQPGTDYHHAVAAAHELRALLDELGLRGWPKTSGGRGLHVFVPIAPRWTFTEVRRCAIALGRELERRMPEQVTTAWWKEERGERIFVDYNQTARDRTIASAYSVRPRPHAPVSAPLRWDEVDDAEPRDFDIVTMPARFAELGDLHADMDEHAFGLEAVLELAARDEHEHGLGDLPYPPDHPKMPGEPKRVQPSRAKHED is encoded by the coding sequence ATGGGTGCTGCGGGTGGTGCGATCGAGCTCGACGCCGGCGGGCGGGCGGTACGGCTGTCCAGTCCGGACAAGGTGTACTTCCCCGAGCGCGGCCTCACCAAGAGGGACGTCGCCGAGTACTACCTGGCCGTGGCGGACGGGATCACCCGCGCGCTGCGCGACCGCCCCACCACCCTGGAGCGGTACCCGGACGGGGTGGAGGGCGAGTCCTTCTTCCAGAAGCGCGCCCCGAAGAACCTCCCCGACTGGATCCCGACCGCCCACATCTCCTTCCCCAGCGGGCGCACCGCCGACGAGATCTGCCCGACCGAGCCGGCCGCCGTCCTGTGGGCCGCCAACCTGGGCTGCCTCACCTTCCACCCCTGGCCGGTGCGCCGCGCGGACACCGACCGACCGGATGAACTGCGCATCGACCTCGATCCGCAGCCGGGCACCGACTACCACCACGCGGTGGCCGCCGCCCACGAACTGCGGGCGCTGCTGGACGAACTGGGTCTGCGCGGCTGGCCCAAGACCTCGGGCGGGCGCGGGCTGCACGTCTTCGTGCCCATCGCCCCGCGCTGGACCTTCACCGAGGTACGCCGGTGCGCGATCGCCCTGGGGCGGGAGCTCGAACGGCGGATGCCCGAACAGGTCACCACCGCCTGGTGGAAGGAGGAGCGCGGCGAGCGCATCTTCGTCGACTACAACCAGACCGCCCGCGACCGGACCATCGCCTCGGCGTACTCCGTCCGCCCCCGCCCGCACGCACCGGTCTCCGCGCCGCTGCGCTGGGACGAGGTGGACGACGCGGAACCGCGCGACTTCGACATCGTGACCATGCCGGCGCGCTTCGCCGAACTGGGCGACCTGCACGCCGACATGGACGAGCACGCCTTCGGCCTGGAGGCCGTGCTGGAACTCGCCGCGCGGGACGAGCACGAGCACGGGCTGGGCGACCTGCCCTATCCTCCGGACCATCCCAAGATGCCGGGCGAGCCCAAGCGGGTGCAGCCGAGCCGGGCGAAGCACGAGGACTGA
- a CDS encoding ATP-dependent DNA ligase, producing the protein MDLPVMPPVKPMLAKSVAKIPPGMQYEAKWDGFRAIVHRDGEELEIGSRTGKTLTRYFPELVAALKENLPPRCVVDGEIVIVQGGRLDFERLTERIHPAASRVKLLAETTPASFVAFDLLALDDVSLLDTPLGDRRTALVNALSTARPPVHLAPATTDPALAREWFERFEGAGLDGVVAKPLDLPYRPDARLMFKIKHERTADVVLAGFRFHKSGPIVGSLLLGLYDDRGGLQHVGVCAAFPMKRRAELVEELDPLRMPDPAGHPWAAWAEESAHESARLPGAQSRWTGKKDLSWVPLRPERVCEVKYDHMEGDRFRHTAQFARWRPDRTPESCTYAQLEEVVGYDLAEVLGTGG; encoded by the coding sequence ATGGATCTGCCGGTGATGCCCCCCGTGAAGCCCATGCTCGCCAAGTCCGTGGCGAAGATCCCGCCCGGAATGCAGTACGAGGCGAAGTGGGACGGTTTCCGCGCCATCGTGCACCGCGACGGCGAGGAGCTGGAGATCGGCAGCCGCACGGGAAAGACCCTGACCCGGTACTTCCCGGAGCTGGTGGCGGCCCTCAAGGAGAACCTGCCGCCCCGTTGCGTGGTGGACGGGGAGATCGTGATCGTGCAGGGCGGGCGGCTCGACTTCGAGCGGCTCACGGAGCGGATCCATCCCGCCGCGTCCCGCGTGAAACTGCTCGCCGAGACCACCCCGGCCAGTTTCGTGGCCTTCGACCTGCTCGCCCTCGACGACGTGTCGCTCCTGGACACCCCGCTCGGTGACCGCCGTACCGCCCTGGTCAACGCCCTTTCCACCGCTCGGCCCCCCGTGCACCTCGCGCCCGCGACCACCGACCCCGCGCTCGCGCGGGAGTGGTTCGAGCGGTTCGAAGGCGCCGGACTCGACGGGGTCGTCGCGAAGCCCCTCGACCTCCCCTACCGGCCCGACGCCCGCCTGATGTTCAAGATCAAGCACGAGCGTACGGCGGACGTCGTCCTCGCGGGTTTTCGCTTCCACAAGAGCGGTCCGATTGTCGGATCGCTGCTCCTGGGCCTGTACGACGACCGGGGCGGGCTCCAGCACGTGGGGGTCTGCGCCGCCTTCCCGATGAAGCGCCGGGCGGAGCTGGTCGAGGAGCTGGATCCCCTGCGCATGCCCGACCCGGCGGGGCACCCCTGGGCGGCGTGGGCCGAGGAATCGGCGCACGAGAGCGCCCGGCTGCCGGGCGCGCAGAGCCGGTGGACCGGCAAGAAGGACCTGTCCTGGGTCCCCCTGCGCCCCGAGCGGGTCTGCGAGGTGAAGTACGACCACATGGAGGGCGACCGCTTCCGCCACACCGCACAGTTCGCCCGCTGGCGGCCCGACCGCACCCCGGAGAGCTGTACGTACGCGCAGCTGGAGGAGGTCGTCGGCTACGACCTCGCCGAGGTGCTGGGCACCGGAGGCTGA
- a CDS encoding NAD(P)/FAD-dependent oxidoreductase, with protein MAHMLVIGGGVAGLAAALLAARRGHTVELFERDTRAPGTALDRDFFGWRRPAVPQAAQPHALLGAARKVLVAELPDVHAEMLRLGARERHELDWFDVRPPARPGDEDLIMLQARRIVLESALATALRSEPGAVVRYGEPVSGLTAVSGSAATALSDAVRAPAYGTGLSTGAGTGAGAGIRVTGVTTAGGAYEGDLVVDAGGRRGGVERWLAAAGCRPGTVERHRTGLAYFCRWYRLPAGMEDGPRRPWTVTGGGFAGCAVFPADNGTFAVTLFVHTEDPTRSALREPAVFEAAARSFPPGEAWLGLGAAPLSGVLATAGLDNRWSAFADQRGPVVSGLVPVGDALTHTNPTLGQGTSLALWAAHRVARTVHLEAGSDRFAAEYHDWAVRTIKPWFDFQVVADAAIGDRFATRASRTGTAREAAALFECALEDPEVMRARARVRHLVDPPERAYAHPLIRARVTRWLAARPDYAPNAVGPDRAEWEKLTAG; from the coding sequence ATGGCACACATGCTGGTCATCGGCGGAGGGGTGGCGGGACTGGCGGCCGCACTGCTCGCCGCCCGTCGGGGGCACACCGTCGAGCTGTTCGAGCGGGACACCCGTGCTCCCGGTACCGCCCTGGACCGGGACTTCTTCGGCTGGCGCCGCCCGGCCGTCCCCCAGGCCGCCCAGCCGCACGCCCTGCTCGGTGCCGCCCGCAAGGTGCTGGTCGCCGAACTGCCCGACGTACACGCGGAGATGCTCCGGCTCGGCGCGCGCGAGCGGCACGAGCTGGACTGGTTCGACGTGCGCCCGCCGGCCCGGCCGGGCGACGAGGACCTGATCATGCTCCAGGCGCGCCGGATCGTGCTGGAGAGCGCCCTGGCCACCGCGCTGCGGTCCGAGCCGGGGGCGGTGGTGCGCTACGGGGAGCCGGTCTCGGGGCTGACGGCCGTATCCGGGTCCGCGGCGACGGCCCTGTCGGATGCGGTGCGGGCACCGGCGTACGGGACGGGGCTCTCCACGGGGGCGGGGACGGGGGCGGGGGCGGGGATACGGGTGACCGGGGTGACCACGGCCGGCGGCGCGTACGAGGGGGACCTCGTCGTGGACGCCGGCGGCCGGCGGGGCGGCGTCGAACGGTGGCTGGCCGCGGCGGGCTGCCGCCCCGGCACCGTCGAGCGGCACCGCACCGGCCTCGCGTACTTCTGCCGCTGGTACCGGCTGCCCGCCGGGATGGAGGACGGGCCGCGCAGGCCGTGGACGGTGACCGGCGGGGGCTTCGCGGGCTGCGCCGTGTTCCCGGCCGACAACGGCACCTTCGCCGTGACCCTGTTCGTCCACACCGAGGACCCCACCCGCTCGGCGCTGCGCGAACCGGCCGTCTTCGAGGCGGCGGCCCGGTCCTTCCCGCCCGGCGAGGCCTGGCTGGGGCTGGGCGCCGCTCCGTTGTCGGGGGTCCTGGCCACCGCGGGCCTGGACAACCGGTGGAGCGCCTTCGCCGACCAGAGGGGCCCGGTGGTGAGCGGGCTGGTGCCCGTCGGGGACGCCCTTACGCACACCAACCCGACCCTGGGACAGGGGACCTCCCTCGCCCTGTGGGCCGCGCACCGGGTGGCGCGGACCGTGCACCTGGAGGCCGGGTCCGACCGCTTCGCCGCCGAATACCACGACTGGGCCGTCCGTACGATCAAGCCCTGGTTCGACTTCCAGGTCGTCGCCGACGCGGCCATCGGGGACCGCTTCGCGACCCGGGCCTCCCGGACCGGAACGGCACGGGAGGCGGCCGCGCTGTTCGAATGCGCACTGGAGGACCCGGAGGTGATGCGGGCCCGGGCCAGGGTCCGCCACCTCGTCGACCCGCCCGAACGGGCCTACGCGCACCCCCTGATCCGGGCCCGCGTCACCCGCTGGCTCGCGGCCCGGCCGGATTACGCCCCGAACGCGGTGGGGCCGGACCGGGCCGAGTGGGAGAAGCTGACGGCCGGCTGA
- a CDS encoding NUDIX hydrolase translates to MATEERAAAKAPAVRAVPRPNAVVGVGLIVLGPDGRLLLGQAHDGRWELPGGKVDPGEGFEQAAARELAEETALRAAPGAIEVLAVQIDAGSGLTRLTAAALTRSAEGSPTVTEPHKIARWQWFAPASIPSALYPPTAAVLRSWRPDLPMLPHVPSYDYPTGPAPTAPTAPRTTAWDTPPLRPPWRRPSPP, encoded by the coding sequence ATGGCTACCGAAGAGCGGGCCGCCGCGAAGGCTCCGGCCGTACGGGCCGTCCCCCGACCCAACGCCGTGGTGGGCGTCGGGCTGATCGTCCTCGGCCCCGACGGCCGGCTGCTGCTCGGTCAGGCGCACGACGGCCGGTGGGAACTGCCGGGCGGCAAGGTCGATCCCGGGGAGGGCTTCGAGCAGGCCGCCGCGCGGGAGCTCGCCGAGGAAACCGCCCTGCGGGCCGCGCCCGGGGCCATCGAGGTGCTCGCGGTGCAGATCGACGCGGGCTCCGGCCTGACCAGGCTGACGGCCGCCGCCCTCACCCGGTCCGCCGAGGGCAGCCCCACCGTCACCGAGCCGCACAAGATCGCGCGTTGGCAGTGGTTCGCCCCGGCCTCGATCCCCTCCGCCCTCTACCCGCCGACGGCCGCCGTGCTGCGCAGCTGGCGCCCGGACCTCCCGATGCTGCCGCACGTGCCCTCGTACGACTACCCGACCGGCCCGGCCCCGACGGCCCCGACGGCCCCGCGGACCACCGCTTGGGACACCCCGCCGCTCAGACCGCCGTGGAGGCGGCCATCACCACCGTGA
- a CDS encoding GPP34 family phosphoprotein: MAITLAEEVVLLSLDGVSGAAGQRQAAGWAAAGGILLELVMAERVSVTGKYLELRSTAPTGVRLLDGRILMIESWLRGRSKRRVTDWLTKDHAKAVGAALDGLCERGIVGSEVHKVLGVFPQRRYPEADATAERELRDRLGAVVLDGADPDGRTAGLIALLHTAKLHRLAFPGRPARQVAPRMGEIAAGQWAGEGVRAAIRDMQAAVAAVTVVMAASTAV, translated from the coding sequence ATGGCGATCACACTGGCGGAAGAGGTCGTGCTGCTGTCCCTGGACGGGGTGTCCGGGGCGGCGGGTCAGCGGCAGGCGGCGGGCTGGGCCGCCGCGGGGGGCATACTCCTCGAACTGGTCATGGCGGAGCGGGTCTCGGTGACCGGCAAGTACCTGGAACTGCGCAGTACCGCCCCCACCGGGGTGCGGCTGCTGGACGGCCGGATCCTGATGATCGAGTCCTGGCTGCGGGGCCGCAGCAAGCGGCGGGTGACGGACTGGCTGACGAAGGACCACGCCAAGGCGGTCGGTGCCGCGCTGGACGGCCTCTGTGAGCGGGGCATCGTCGGGTCGGAGGTGCACAAGGTGCTCGGGGTGTTCCCACAGCGCCGCTACCCCGAGGCCGACGCCACCGCGGAGCGCGAGCTGAGGGACCGGCTCGGGGCCGTGGTCCTGGACGGCGCCGACCCCGACGGGCGTACGGCCGGTCTCATCGCCCTGCTGCACACGGCCAAGCTGCACCGGCTCGCCTTCCCGGGCCGGCCGGCCCGGCAGGTGGCGCCGCGGATGGGGGAGATAGCCGCCGGGCAGTGGGCGGGCGAGGGCGTCCGCGCGGCCATCCGGGACATGCAGGCCGCGGTGGCCGCCGTCACGGTGGTGATGGCCGCCTCCACGGCGGTCTGA
- a CDS encoding MDR family MFS transporter: MLGVLLAALDQTIVGTALPTIVADLGGAAHMSWVVTSYLLAETVATVLVGKFGDLFGRKLVFQVSAIVFITGSFLCGLASNMTLLILWRGVQGVGAGGLMVTSMALIADVVPLRERGKYQGAIGAVFGVATVIGPLLGGFFTDHLSWRWAFYVNVPIAILVVVAAARTIPSVRAAGRPVIDYLGIALVAAGASALILATSWGGNEYAWNSPVIIGLFAGGALALALFCLVETRAAEPMLPMRLFRNPVFTVCSVLSFIVGFAMLGAMTFLPTYLQYVDGDSATVSGVRTLPLVIGLLIASVFSGNVTSKTGHYRIFPIVGSAVMAVGLYLLSRMGPQTGAWLESLYMFVLGVGIGLCMQVLTIAVQNTVDYADLGTATSGVTFFRTLGSCFGTAVFGTIYANSLEPALKAGVAEAARATGAGPAALAAAAQSPQGVHGLDPAAAGPIVDAYTEALQTVFLWTVPVALVGFVVALFLKEVHLRDTARAASTDMGDGFASPATASGDSAKLLELAVGQIVRGMGQDTARAIVEGSDTRLDIAGAWAVMQVDLLTRTVGHAGLGLIAARRSVPPEVLLPVFDRMTEEGYLARHDGYFALTSGGEREAGVISAAWAQWLGDQLEKDRGRPRSAELRVAADAIAKRLLAEDLRDGNFAPRLVQRG, translated from the coding sequence ATGCTGGGCGTGCTGCTGGCCGCGCTCGACCAGACGATCGTGGGCACCGCCCTGCCGACCATCGTCGCGGACCTGGGCGGTGCGGCCCACATGTCGTGGGTGGTGACCTCGTACCTGCTCGCGGAGACCGTCGCGACGGTGCTGGTGGGAAAGTTCGGCGACCTCTTCGGACGCAAGCTCGTCTTCCAGGTCTCCGCCATCGTCTTCATCACCGGCTCCTTCCTGTGCGGCCTCGCCTCCAACATGACCCTGCTCATCCTGTGGCGGGGCGTGCAGGGCGTCGGCGCCGGCGGCCTGATGGTCACCTCGATGGCGCTGATCGCCGACGTGGTGCCGCTGCGCGAACGGGGCAAGTACCAGGGCGCGATCGGTGCCGTCTTCGGCGTCGCGACGGTGATCGGGCCGCTGCTCGGCGGATTCTTCACCGACCACCTGAGCTGGCGCTGGGCCTTCTACGTCAACGTCCCGATCGCGATCCTGGTGGTCGTGGCGGCCGCCCGGACCATCCCCTCGGTGCGGGCCGCCGGGCGGCCCGTGATCGACTACCTGGGCATCGCGCTCGTCGCGGCCGGCGCGAGCGCGCTGATCCTGGCCACCAGCTGGGGCGGGAACGAGTACGCCTGGAACTCCCCGGTCATCATCGGCCTGTTCGCGGGGGGCGCGCTGGCCCTGGCGCTGTTCTGCCTGGTGGAGACCCGGGCCGCCGAACCGATGCTGCCGATGCGGCTGTTCCGCAACCCCGTCTTCACGGTCTGCTCGGTGCTGAGCTTCATCGTCGGCTTCGCCATGCTCGGCGCGATGACCTTCCTGCCCACCTACCTCCAGTACGTGGACGGGGATTCGGCCACCGTCTCGGGCGTACGGACCCTGCCGCTCGTCATCGGCCTGCTCATCGCGTCGGTCTTCAGCGGCAACGTCACCAGCAAGACGGGCCACTACCGGATCTTCCCGATCGTGGGCAGCGCGGTCATGGCCGTCGGCCTGTACCTGCTGTCGCGGATGGGGCCGCAGACCGGCGCCTGGCTGGAATCCCTGTACATGTTCGTTCTCGGCGTCGGCATCGGCCTGTGCATGCAGGTGCTCACGATCGCGGTGCAGAACACCGTCGACTACGCCGACCTCGGCACCGCCACGTCCGGCGTCACCTTCTTCCGTACGCTCGGCAGCTGCTTCGGGACCGCGGTCTTCGGGACCATCTACGCCAACAGCCTGGAGCCGGCGCTGAAGGCGGGCGTGGCGGAGGCCGCCCGCGCCACCGGGGCCGGTCCGGCGGCGCTGGCGGCGGCGGCCCAGAGCCCGCAGGGGGTGCACGGGCTCGACCCGGCGGCGGCCGGCCCGATCGTCGACGCGTACACCGAGGCGCTGCAGACGGTGTTCCTGTGGACCGTGCCGGTGGCGCTGGTCGGCTTCGTCGTCGCGCTGTTCCTCAAGGAGGTCCACCTGCGCGACACCGCGCGGGCCGCGTCCACGGACATGGGCGACGGCTTCGCCTCGCCGGCCACGGCCTCGGGGGATTCGGCCAAACTGCTGGAGCTGGCCGTGGGCCAGATCGTGAGGGGGATGGGGCAGGACACGGCGCGCGCGATCGTCGAGGGCTCCGACACGCGGCTGGACATCGCGGGCGCATGGGCCGTGATGCAGGTGGACCTGCTGACCCGGACGGTCGGCCACGCCGGGCTCGGCCTGATCGCGGCGCGCCGGTCGGTCCCGCCCGAGGTGCTGCTGCCGGTCTTCGACCGGATGACCGAGGAGGGCTACCTGGCGCGGCACGACGGCTACTTCGCGCTGACCTCGGGCGGGGAGCGGGAGGCGGGGGTGATCTCCGCCGCGTGGGCGCAGTGGCTCGGCGACCAGTTGGAGAAGGACCGGGGACGGCCGCGCAGCGCGGAACTGAGGGTGGCGGCAGACGCGATCGCGAAGCGGCTGCTCGCGGAGGACCTGCGCGACGGCAATTTCGCGCCACGGCTGGTCCAGCGGGGGTAG
- a CDS encoding 6-phospho-beta-glucosidase produces MRLTILGGGGFRVPLVYGALLGDRGEGRVSHVTLYDEDPGRLTAMARVLADQAAATGAADAPAVTATGDLDEALRGADFVFSAIRVGGLEGRAADERIALAEGVLGQETVGAGGIAYGLRTVPVVREIARRIARAAPEAWVINFTNPAGVVTEAMAEVLGDRVIGICDSPVGLGRRIARLLGARPQDAWIDYVGLNHLGWVRGLRVGGRDELPRLLADDKALESFEEGRLFGADWLRSLGAIPNEYLHYYYFNRDTVRAYQEAERTRGAFLRDQQRAFYAETGRPDGPPGSALAAWDRTRAEREATYMSENREVAGVGEREESDLESGGYEKVALALMRAIARDERATLILNVRNRGTLSVLDADAVIEVPCLVDANGAHPVAVDPLPLHAVGLVTSVKAAEREVLAAAASGARADAVKAFALHPLVDSVTVARRLLDGYATEHPGLGYLR; encoded by the coding sequence GTGCGGTTGACCATCCTCGGCGGGGGCGGATTCCGCGTCCCGCTCGTCTACGGAGCACTCCTGGGGGACCGCGGCGAGGGCCGGGTGTCCCACGTGACGCTGTACGACGAGGATCCCGGCCGGCTCACCGCCATGGCCCGGGTGCTCGCCGACCAGGCCGCGGCGACGGGCGCGGCGGACGCCCCGGCCGTCACCGCCACCGGGGACCTCGACGAGGCCCTGCGCGGGGCCGACTTCGTCTTCTCCGCCATCCGGGTCGGCGGACTGGAGGGCCGGGCCGCCGACGAGCGGATCGCCCTGGCCGAGGGCGTGCTGGGCCAGGAGACGGTCGGCGCCGGCGGGATCGCGTACGGGCTGCGGACCGTTCCCGTGGTGCGCGAGATCGCCCGCAGGATCGCCCGCGCGGCCCCGGAGGCCTGGGTCATCAACTTCACCAACCCCGCCGGGGTGGTCACCGAGGCCATGGCCGAGGTGCTCGGTGACCGCGTCATCGGGATCTGCGACTCCCCGGTCGGGCTCGGCCGCAGGATCGCCCGGCTGCTCGGCGCCCGGCCCCAGGACGCCTGGATCGACTACGTCGGCCTCAACCACCTCGGATGGGTGCGCGGCCTGCGGGTGGGCGGCCGGGACGAGCTGCCCCGGCTGCTGGCCGACGACAAGGCCCTGGAGTCCTTCGAGGAGGGCCGCCTCTTCGGGGCCGACTGGCTGCGCTCCCTCGGCGCGATCCCCAACGAATACCTCCACTACTACTACTTCAACCGCGACACCGTGCGGGCGTACCAGGAGGCCGAGCGGACGCGCGGCGCCTTCCTGCGCGACCAGCAGCGCGCCTTCTACGCCGAGACCGGACGGCCGGACGGGCCGCCCGGGTCGGCGCTCGCCGCCTGGGACCGGACCCGGGCCGAGCGCGAGGCCACGTACATGTCCGAGAACCGCGAGGTGGCGGGCGTGGGGGAGCGCGAGGAGAGCGACCTGGAGTCCGGCGGCTACGAGAAGGTGGCCCTCGCCCTGATGCGGGCCATCGCCCGGGACGAGCGGGCCACCCTGATCCTCAACGTCCGCAACCGCGGCACCCTGTCGGTGCTCGACGCGGACGCCGTGATCGAGGTGCCCTGCCTGGTCGACGCCAACGGGGCCCACCCGGTCGCCGTGGACCCGCTGCCGCTGCACGCGGTGGGGCTCGTGACCTCGGTGAAGGCCGCCGAGCGGGAGGTCCTCGCCGCCGCGGCGAGCGGTGCGCGGGCCGATGCCGTCAAGGCCTTCGCCCTGCACCCGCTGGTGGACTCCGTGACCGTGGCCCGGCGGCTGCTGGACGGATACGCGACGGAGCACCCGGGGCTCGGCTACCTGCGCTGA